A stretch of Acetobacteroides hydrogenigenes DNA encodes these proteins:
- a CDS encoding SusC/RagA family TonB-linked outer membrane protein gives MKITSHWRIGGSKPTMLLAALMCIGGITPTIGAGSPTVAIVQNQTTVKIIVVDPSGMPLPGATIKVVGSDKGTTTNANGEATITAKANASIECSFIGMQKQTIAINGQSTIKVALTEDNQKIEEVVVVAYGTQKKTSVTGSVSTLKSDKLKDVTTPNIGNMLQGKVAGVVVTNASGEPGSTPSIIIRGKGSLNQAVEPLWVVDGIVGAISPNPNDIENITVLKDASATALYGSRGANGVIMVTTKKGKSGASKISASAVYGTNTLSMGNFELMNSKELYDYQKAFNNQPWFNEDLLKTDTDWFDLSTHTGSTQNYNVAYSSSSDKSNNYISGDFYTEDGAVKGKEFSRYSARWNNDYKVSKWFTIRSKVAGNYSEDEDRQHSLYNMFLYLPWDKPYNADGSVRSGKEDDWLGRDMNNYLYDLQWNYGKSRTLSASASVGFDVTITDYLKFESNNSINHYINNSMSYTDKNSTSGESDEGSLYNYSYWDDTKFTNQLLKFNKAFGAHRVDALLGYEYSRNKYDWFDATGAGIPSGYEVLNVTAKAKSVSGNKSAWAIQSYLFNANYMYNDRYMAQFSARRDGSSKFGEDKRYGNFFTLSAGWNVHNEAFFAPLKKYITTMKLRASYGSVGNTPNGNYSHLGLYSLKFYNGSPAFFPAQYGNRNLTWEKAYSTNFAIDMRLFDRVDLNIDLYDKDTKDLLYYVTFPSVSGYDGQYQNIGALRNRGVEITVNANIINKKDFFWNADFNIGFNKNEITKLYNGKSVISGLKRLEEGYDMDTWYMREWAGVNPENGSPQWWKDVKDANGNVTGREKTSSYSAATLYRLNFSASPDFSGGFGTTIGYKGLTLAANFGFLYGNKIYHSARELYDNDGGYSTYNSMKLYDGWKRWEKPGDIATHPKAVEGGNNQAFKSSSRYLEDGSFLKLRNVTLSYNIPSNIVKKVKLNGAKVYISGDNLLTLTDFSGIDPEVGTSNSGNSGASAYPMVKKVVFGINIDL, from the coding sequence ATGAAAATCACTTCTCATTGGAGAATTGGCGGGAGTAAACCAACCATGCTACTAGCAGCACTTATGTGCATCGGAGGCATTACCCCAACAATTGGAGCAGGCTCACCAACAGTGGCCATCGTCCAAAATCAAACAACAGTAAAAATCATTGTAGTAGACCCTTCGGGAATGCCCCTGCCTGGCGCAACCATTAAAGTTGTTGGCAGCGACAAGGGTACCACTACTAATGCTAATGGAGAAGCAACCATTACAGCAAAAGCGAATGCTTCAATCGAATGCTCGTTTATTGGGATGCAGAAGCAAACAATTGCGATTAATGGTCAAAGCACTATCAAGGTTGCTCTTACCGAAGACAATCAAAAGATTGAAGAGGTAGTCGTAGTTGCCTATGGAACTCAAAAAAAAACCTCTGTTACCGGTTCTGTTTCAACCCTTAAGTCGGATAAGCTTAAGGATGTTACCACACCGAACATTGGCAACATGCTACAAGGCAAGGTAGCTGGAGTGGTTGTTACCAACGCCTCGGGAGAACCAGGCTCAACCCCTAGCATTATCATTCGTGGTAAGGGTTCTCTAAACCAAGCAGTAGAGCCTCTTTGGGTTGTTGACGGTATCGTGGGAGCCATTTCGCCAAACCCCAACGACATCGAAAACATCACCGTTCTTAAGGATGCTTCGGCAACTGCACTTTACGGTTCTCGTGGCGCCAATGGGGTTATTATGGTTACCACCAAAAAAGGAAAGTCTGGAGCTAGCAAGATCTCCGCATCAGCAGTTTACGGCACCAACACCCTAAGCATGGGGAACTTTGAATTAATGAACTCAAAAGAGCTGTACGACTACCAAAAAGCGTTCAACAACCAACCTTGGTTTAACGAGGACTTACTAAAAACGGATACCGATTGGTTTGATTTAAGCACCCATACAGGAAGCACCCAAAATTACAATGTTGCCTATTCTAGCTCTAGCGACAAATCGAACAACTACATCAGCGGAGACTTCTATACCGAAGATGGTGCCGTTAAGGGCAAAGAGTTCTCTCGCTACAGCGCTCGTTGGAACAACGACTACAAGGTAAGCAAGTGGTTTACTATCCGATCTAAGGTTGCTGGTAACTATAGCGAAGACGAGGACAGGCAGCACAGCCTATACAACATGTTCCTTTACTTGCCTTGGGACAAACCTTACAATGCCGATGGCTCAGTAAGGTCGGGCAAAGAGGACGATTGGTTGGGCCGTGATATGAACAACTACCTTTACGACCTGCAATGGAACTACGGCAAATCGCGCACGCTTAGCGCATCCGCATCGGTTGGCTTCGATGTTACAATTACAGATTACCTAAAGTTCGAGTCGAACAACAGTATCAACCACTACATTAATAATAGCATGTCCTATACCGACAAGAACTCTACTTCAGGAGAGTCGGACGAAGGATCGCTTTACAACTACTCATACTGGGACGATACCAAGTTTACCAACCAGCTGCTTAAGTTTAACAAGGCTTTTGGTGCTCATCGTGTAGATGCGTTACTTGGATACGAGTATTCTCGCAATAAGTACGATTGGTTTGACGCTACTGGAGCAGGAATACCTTCGGGCTACGAAGTTCTCAACGTAACCGCTAAAGCAAAAAGCGTTTCTGGAAACAAGAGTGCCTGGGCTATACAATCGTACCTTTTCAACGCCAACTATATGTACAACGATCGCTACATGGCGCAGTTCTCTGCTCGTAGGGATGGATCGTCAAAGTTCGGCGAAGACAAGCGATATGGTAACTTCTTCACCCTGAGCGCTGGATGGAATGTACATAACGAAGCATTCTTTGCGCCTCTAAAGAAGTACATCACCACCATGAAGCTAAGAGCCAGCTACGGTTCGGTAGGTAACACTCCTAATGGTAACTACTCGCACCTAGGGCTATACTCACTTAAGTTCTACAACGGTTCTCCAGCCTTTTTCCCAGCACAATACGGAAATCGAAATCTAACTTGGGAGAAAGCATACTCTACCAACTTCGCCATCGACATGCGCCTATTCGACCGTGTTGATCTGAACATTGACCTCTACGACAAAGACACCAAGGACCTTCTTTACTACGTTACGTTCCCATCGGTATCGGGATACGACGGACAGTACCAGAATATTGGAGCGCTCAGAAACCGTGGTGTAGAAATTACCGTAAACGCCAACATCATCAACAAAAAGGATTTCTTTTGGAATGCCGACTTTAACATTGGCTTCAACAAGAATGAGATTACCAAACTTTACAACGGAAAGTCTGTAATCAGCGGCCTTAAGCGCTTGGAAGAAGGCTACGACATGGACACATGGTACATGCGCGAATGGGCAGGTGTAAACCCTGAAAATGGATCGCCACAATGGTGGAAAGACGTAAAGGATGCCAACGGCAATGTTACTGGTAGAGAGAAAACCTCTAGCTACAGCGCTGCAACCCTTTACAGACTTAACTTTTCTGCTTCGCCAGACTTTAGCGGAGGATTTGGTACCACTATAGGGTACAAGGGCCTAACTCTTGCTGCCAACTTTGGATTCCTTTACGGCAATAAAATATACCACTCAGCCCGCGAGCTCTACGATAACGATGGAGGCTACTCTACCTACAACTCTATGAAGCTGTACGACGGCTGGAAGCGTTGGGAAAAGCCCGGAGACATCGCAACTCACCCAAAAGCCGTTGAAGGAGGAAACAACCAAGCATTCAAATCTTCATCAAGATACCTCGAAGATGGTAGCTTCCTTAAGCTGCGCAACGTAACCTTGAGCTACAACATCCCTTCGAACATCGTTAAAAAGGTGAAGCTAAACGGAGCCAAAGTTTACATCAGCGGCGACAACCTACTAACTCTAACCGACTTTTCGGGCATCGACCCTGAAGTGGGAACATCAAACAGCGGAAACTCAGGTGCAAGTGCCTACCCAATGGTAAAAAAGGTTGTTTTTGGTATCAACATTGACCTATAA
- a CDS encoding DUF134 domain-containing protein: MVRQKKHRLIQRAPSFGGFIPYGMQHTSSGEVNLTFEEYEAFTLCDYELLKHEEAAQLMGVSRPTFTRIYSSARKKLAQALVEVAAIRIGGGRIEMATSWFHCLDCDVDFNSDSDKEVRCPLCSGGRINKNW; this comes from the coding sequence ATGGTACGTCAAAAGAAGCATCGTCTTATACAACGAGCTCCTAGTTTCGGAGGATTTATCCCATACGGGATGCAGCATACTTCTTCGGGGGAGGTAAATCTTACTTTTGAAGAGTATGAGGCTTTTACTTTGTGTGACTATGAACTGCTGAAGCACGAGGAGGCCGCTCAGTTAATGGGGGTGTCGCGTCCTACATTTACTCGTATTTACAGTAGTGCTCGTAAAAAGCTGGCACAAGCATTAGTTGAGGTTGCTGCTATTCGGATTGGAGGTGGGCGTATTGAGATGGCAACTAGCTGGTTTCATTGCCTTGATTGCGACGTTGACTTTAATTCAGATAGTGATAAAGAGGTCAGATGTCCGCTTTGTTCGGGAGGTCGTATAAACAAAAATTGGTAA
- a CDS encoding FAD-dependent oxidoreductase, which yields MKYLIVGGVAGGATTAARLRRMDEQSQIVMFERGEHVSYANCGLPYYIGGTIAEREKLFLQTPQSFNARFNVDVRVNAEVVAINRNEKTVTVKNLASGEEYVENYDKLVLSPGAEPVRPPLPGIDTEGIFTLRNVTDTDRIKRYVTENSIKRAVVVGAGFIGLEMAENLHQLGALVSIVEMSEQVMTPLDYSMASIVHQHLKTKNVEFYLKEAVTAFRKENGQIVVSLKSGRELKAELVILSIGVRPDNKLAKDAGLDIGVTGGIKVNEHLQTSDADIYAVGDAIEYINPITQKPTITYLAGPANRQGRICADNIVFGNRIAYKGSIATAIAKVFDITVGSTGVAGKTLKREGISYLESTTHSASHAGYYPGAIPMSIKIMYAPETGKLYGAQVVGYDGTDKRLDMLATVIKNNGTIHDLVDIEHAYAPPYSSAKDPVNIAGYVAENILAGKMRPVYWRQLIGDDAKEFFLLDVRTKEENALGTIPGAVNIPVDGLRQHLNEIPKDKKIAVFCAVGLRGHVASRILMQNGFSEVYNLSGGYKTYQTAVQKQSNEDIYANLTIEKDDHIYQKTPKIKVQALKVDACGLQCPGPIMKLKKSFDDAQAGDMVEITSTDPGFARDVQSWCSSTGNRLVSLTNEKGVITAIAEKVEVKATTQAAISPKNKTLIVFSDDLDRALASFVLANGAAATGHKVTMFFTFWGLNVIKKQQKPAVAKDIMGRMFGWMMPSSSRKLKLSKMHMGGMGTAMMRNEMKRKGIDSLESLIQQAIDNGVEFIACQMSMDVMGVKKEELLDNVEVGGVATYMERAENAGVNLFI from the coding sequence ATGAAGTACCTTATTGTTGGTGGAGTTGCAGGTGGCGCTACCACCGCTGCTCGCCTCAGAAGAATGGACGAGCAAAGCCAAATTGTGATGTTCGAGCGCGGCGAGCATGTATCGTACGCCAACTGCGGATTGCCCTACTACATTGGCGGCACCATTGCCGAGCGTGAGAAGCTTTTCCTTCAAACCCCTCAGTCGTTTAATGCCCGCTTTAACGTAGACGTGCGCGTTAACGCCGAGGTGGTGGCCATCAACAGAAATGAAAAGACGGTTACCGTAAAGAATCTGGCAAGTGGTGAGGAGTATGTGGAGAACTATGATAAGCTGGTGCTCTCGCCCGGTGCCGAGCCCGTTCGTCCGCCGCTACCGGGGATCGATACCGAGGGCATCTTTACCCTTCGAAACGTAACCGATACTGATAGGATTAAGCGCTACGTCACCGAGAACAGCATTAAGCGTGCGGTGGTGGTGGGAGCAGGGTTTATTGGCCTAGAGATGGCCGAGAACCTCCATCAGCTGGGCGCGTTGGTGTCGATTGTGGAGATGTCGGAGCAGGTGATGACTCCGCTCGACTACTCGATGGCTTCTATCGTGCATCAGCATCTGAAAACAAAGAATGTAGAGTTCTACCTAAAGGAGGCCGTTACGGCTTTCCGCAAGGAGAATGGGCAGATAGTGGTGTCGCTGAAGAGCGGGCGCGAGCTGAAGGCCGAGCTGGTTATCCTATCCATCGGTGTTCGACCCGATAACAAGCTGGCCAAGGATGCTGGGCTCGACATTGGCGTAACGGGCGGTATCAAGGTAAACGAGCATCTACAAACCTCCGATGCCGACATCTACGCGGTGGGCGATGCTATTGAGTATATCAACCCCATCACCCAGAAGCCAACCATAACCTATCTAGCAGGGCCTGCCAACCGTCAGGGCCGCATCTGTGCCGATAATATCGTCTTTGGAAATAGGATCGCCTACAAGGGCTCTATTGCTACGGCCATTGCCAAGGTGTTCGATATCACCGTAGGTTCGACGGGCGTTGCCGGGAAGACGCTCAAGCGCGAGGGGATATCCTACCTCGAATCGACCACCCACTCGGCCTCACATGCAGGGTACTATCCGGGGGCAATCCCAATGTCCATCAAGATTATGTACGCACCCGAAACGGGCAAACTGTACGGCGCTCAGGTGGTGGGCTACGATGGCACCGACAAGCGCTTGGATATGTTGGCAACCGTTATCAAGAATAACGGAACGATCCACGACTTGGTGGATATCGAGCATGCCTACGCGCCTCCGTACTCGTCGGCCAAAGATCCGGTAAACATTGCTGGATACGTTGCCGAGAATATTCTCGCCGGAAAGATGCGGCCGGTTTACTGGCGCCAGCTCATTGGCGACGATGCCAAGGAGTTCTTCCTGCTCGATGTCAGAACCAAGGAGGAGAATGCGCTGGGAACCATCCCTGGGGCGGTGAACATCCCGGTTGACGGCCTTCGCCAGCATCTTAACGAAATCCCAAAGGATAAAAAGATTGCCGTTTTCTGCGCGGTAGGGCTTCGCGGCCATGTGGCTTCGCGCATCCTGATGCAAAACGGGTTTAGCGAGGTGTACAACCTTTCGGGGGGCTACAAGACCTACCAGACTGCCGTTCAGAAGCAGAGCAACGAGGATATCTACGCCAACCTTACCATCGAAAAGGACGACCATATCTACCAAAAAACGCCTAAGATTAAGGTGCAGGCGCTTAAGGTTGATGCCTGCGGCCTTCAGTGCCCCGGCCCAATCATGAAGCTGAAGAAGTCGTTCGACGATGCCCAGGCGGGCGATATGGTGGAAATTACCTCTACCGATCCCGGCTTTGCCCGCGACGTGCAGAGCTGGTGCAGCAGCACCGGCAACCGTTTGGTATCGCTAACCAACGAAAAAGGGGTGATCACCGCCATTGCCGAAAAGGTGGAGGTTAAGGCTACTACACAGGCCGCCATCAGCCCAAAGAATAAAACGCTGATCGTGTTTAGCGACGATCTCGACCGCGCGCTGGCCTCTTTCGTGCTGGCCAACGGCGCCGCAGCAACCGGCCACAAGGTTACCATGTTCTTTACCTTCTGGGGGCTCAACGTCATCAAGAAGCAGCAGAAGCCTGCCGTTGCAAAAGATATAATGGGTAGAATGTTCGGATGGATGATGCCATCGAGCAGCCGCAAGCTGAAGCTCTCGAAGATGCACATGGGCGGCATGGGTACGGCTATGATGCGCAACGAGATGAAGCGTAAGGGCATCGACTCGCTCGAAAGCCTCATCCAGCAGGCCATCGACAACGGCGTAGAGTTTATCGCCTGCCAGATGTCTATGGATGTGATGGGCGTGAAGAAGGAGGAACTGCTCGACAACGTTGAGGTTGGCGGAGTGGCTACCTACATGGAGCGTGCCGAGAATGCCGGGGTTAACCTGTTTATCTAA
- a CDS encoding NifB/NifX family molybdenum-iron cluster-binding protein, whose amino-acid sequence MKIALPTREGRIDNHFGHCEMYTVFTVSENREIVGTETIPSPQGCGCKSNIASVLQAQGVVVMLAGNMGAGALNVLGNHGIQVVRGCSGEVKTVAEAWLKGELADSGVGCSHTHDDGHVCNH is encoded by the coding sequence ATGAAGATTGCATTACCAACAAGAGAAGGTCGTATAGATAACCATTTTGGTCATTGCGAAATGTACACTGTATTTACAGTAAGCGAGAACCGAGAAATTGTGGGCACTGAAACCATCCCATCGCCTCAGGGCTGCGGGTGTAAGTCTAACATTGCATCGGTGCTGCAGGCGCAGGGCGTTGTGGTGATGCTAGCCGGCAACATGGGGGCAGGTGCGCTCAACGTGCTTGGCAACCACGGCATCCAGGTGGTTCGCGGCTGCTCGGGCGAGGTTAAGACCGTTGCCGAGGCTTGGCTAAAAGGCGAACTCGCCGATTCGGGCGTAGGCTGTTCGCATACGCATGACGATGGGCATGTTTGCAACCACTAG
- a CDS encoding MBL fold metallo-hydrolase encodes MKVTTLVENLTYKSGLLAEHGLSFYIETESKKILFDTGQSDVFVRNAQALGIDLTEVDAVVISHGHYDHAGGLNTFLRLNQKAKVYLKRAALADKYHGTSRYIGAAVNSSLASGRIVFVDDQLELDRGLFIIPQTPIVNPADTHFKGFLVKKESLFEEDTFEDELFLAVDSTDGISIISSCSHRGITNMVETAKSTFKKEIKAVVGGFHLQGCSPEQLEETISYFEQQAPKSLGICHCTGIDRYGAFVQWLGSTVFYNSTGTTFEL; translated from the coding sequence ATGAAAGTCACCACCCTAGTTGAAAATCTCACCTATAAGTCAGGGCTCTTAGCCGAGCATGGGCTGTCGTTCTACATCGAAACGGAGAGTAAGAAGATTCTCTTCGATACCGGGCAATCCGATGTTTTTGTACGCAACGCCCAAGCGCTGGGCATCGATCTCACTGAGGTTGATGCGGTGGTGATCAGCCATGGTCACTACGACCATGCGGGTGGGCTAAACACCTTTCTGCGCCTTAACCAAAAGGCGAAGGTGTACCTCAAGCGGGCTGCATTGGCTGATAAGTACCACGGCACCTCCCGTTACATCGGTGCTGCGGTGAACTCCAGCTTGGCATCAGGGCGCATCGTCTTTGTCGATGACCAACTGGAGTTAGATAGAGGTCTGTTCATCATCCCCCAAACTCCAATTGTCAACCCTGCAGACACCCACTTCAAGGGTTTCCTTGTCAAAAAGGAGAGCTTGTTTGAGGAGGACACCTTCGAGGATGAACTTTTCCTTGCTGTTGATTCTACCGATGGCATCTCCATTATCAGCAGCTGCTCGCACAGGGGCATTACCAACATGGTGGAGACGGCAAAATCAACTTTTAAGAAGGAGATAAAAGCAGTAGTGGGTGGCTTCCACTTGCAGGGATGCAGCCCAGAGCAGCTGGAGGAGACGATTAGCTACTTCGAGCAGCAGGCTCCTAAGTCGCTTGGCATTTGCCACTGCACCGGAATCGATCGATACGGTGCATTTGTGCAGTGGTTGGGCAGCACGGTTTTCTATAATTCTACAGGAACAACCTTCGAGTTGTAG
- a CDS encoding glycoside hydrolase family 95 protein, which produces MIFKKQLLIISILLLGAGLSMAQGNPSSKLWYKQPAQKWSAEALPIGNGRMGAMLYGGVDQDRIQFNEQSLWSGDNNWDGDYDTGDHGFGSYRNFGEIVVDFAAKSDATSYIRSLDISNGTHSTNFVQDGVRFTREAFASHPDQVMLFRYAADKMGALSGKISLTSAQGAVAVATGEGLTFRGEMPNKLKYAAVVRVLHNGGTVMVEGNRLTFNRCNSLTLLVDARTSYKPYFKSDWRGGDPMALIGFEIAKAQRKTFDALRKNHIKDLTALLGRVKFDIGTTSSDLLALPTDVRLKLYAGVEVPVEAVKGCNIDSRVFDKLVNQRKGTDDPDLEEAMFYYGRYLLASCSRPGGLPANLQGLWNNSNTPAWASDYHNNINVQMNYWAAESTNLSECQIPLIDFIVAAQEPCRIATRKAFGDSMRGWTARTSQSIFGGNGWEWNIPASAWYAQHVYEHWAFTQDMDYLRKTGYPIIKEICEFWEDHLKKLPDGTLVVPNGWSPEHGPHEDGVMMDQQLVWDLFQNYLDVAKALNTDADYQKKVADMQAHLAPNRIGKWGQLQEWQVDRDDPDDQHRHTSHLFAVYPGRQISKTLTPQLAEAAIISLRSRSGNYGKNINSPFTVESTVGDSRRSWTWPWRCALWARLGEGERAAIMIRGLLTYNTLPNLFCNHPPFQLDGNFGIPAAMVEMVLQSHAGEIQLLPALPKEWATKGFFTGLRARGGYVVDCAWQNGKVTSCKIRGIKPGKARVRINGEIKEVEVGVL; this is translated from the coding sequence ATGATTTTCAAGAAGCAGCTTTTGATTATATCGATATTACTCCTTGGGGCAGGCTTATCCATGGCGCAGGGCAATCCATCATCGAAGCTATGGTACAAGCAGCCCGCACAGAAATGGTCTGCCGAAGCTTTGCCGATTGGTAACGGTAGGATGGGGGCAATGCTCTATGGTGGAGTCGATCAAGATCGTATTCAGTTTAACGAGCAAAGCCTTTGGTCGGGCGATAACAACTGGGATGGCGACTATGACACCGGCGATCATGGATTCGGTTCGTACCGTAATTTCGGGGAGATTGTCGTTGACTTTGCAGCTAAAAGTGATGCTACCTCTTATATTCGTTCGTTGGACATATCGAACGGCACTCATTCTACAAATTTTGTTCAGGATGGAGTGCGCTTCACCCGCGAAGCGTTTGCCAGCCATCCCGATCAGGTGATGCTTTTCCGCTATGCGGCGGATAAGATGGGCGCATTGTCCGGCAAAATTTCGTTAACCTCAGCCCAAGGTGCAGTGGCTGTTGCTACCGGAGAAGGGCTGACCTTTAGAGGCGAGATGCCCAATAAGCTGAAGTATGCAGCCGTTGTGCGCGTCCTTCACAATGGGGGAACGGTGATGGTTGAGGGTAATCGCTTAACCTTTAACAGATGCAATTCGTTAACCCTGCTTGTTGATGCGCGCACCAGCTATAAGCCATATTTTAAGTCCGATTGGCGAGGGGGAGACCCTATGGCGTTAATAGGGTTTGAGATTGCCAAGGCTCAAAGAAAAACGTTCGATGCATTGCGAAAGAATCACATTAAGGATCTGACTGCACTTTTGGGACGCGTGAAGTTCGACATCGGCACAACTTCGTCCGATTTGTTGGCTCTGCCAACCGATGTACGCCTGAAGCTCTATGCTGGGGTGGAAGTTCCGGTTGAGGCGGTTAAAGGGTGCAATATCGATTCAAGAGTTTTCGATAAGCTAGTAAACCAACGTAAAGGAACTGACGATCCCGATTTGGAAGAAGCCATGTTTTACTATGGGCGCTACTTGTTGGCCAGCTGTTCTCGTCCAGGTGGATTACCGGCCAACCTACAGGGTCTTTGGAATAATAGCAATACGCCTGCTTGGGCCAGCGACTACCACAACAACATCAACGTTCAGATGAACTACTGGGCAGCCGAATCCACCAACCTCTCGGAATGCCAAATCCCATTAATCGATTTTATAGTTGCTGCACAGGAACCCTGCCGTATTGCTACCCGCAAGGCATTTGGCGATAGTATGCGTGGCTGGACTGCTCGCACCAGCCAAAGTATTTTTGGAGGAAATGGCTGGGAGTGGAACATTCCGGCTAGTGCTTGGTATGCTCAACATGTTTATGAGCACTGGGCTTTCACGCAGGATATGGATTATCTGCGAAAAACAGGATATCCTATTATAAAGGAGATTTGTGAGTTTTGGGAGGACCACCTCAAAAAGCTACCTGATGGAACGTTGGTGGTACCTAACGGTTGGTCGCCCGAGCATGGTCCCCACGAAGATGGCGTTATGATGGACCAGCAGTTGGTTTGGGATCTTTTTCAGAACTACCTTGATGTTGCCAAAGCTCTTAATACGGATGCAGACTACCAGAAGAAGGTTGCCGATATGCAGGCGCACCTTGCTCCAAATAGGATTGGCAAGTGGGGGCAGCTGCAGGAGTGGCAGGTCGATCGTGATGATCCCGACGATCAGCACCGTCACACCTCTCATCTGTTTGCCGTTTATCCCGGTCGTCAGATCAGCAAAACCCTAACTCCACAGCTAGCCGAGGCGGCAATCATCTCCCTAAGGAGCCGTAGTGGCAACTACGGCAAGAACATCAACTCTCCATTTACGGTAGAATCGACGGTGGGCGATAGTCGCCGCTCGTGGACGTGGCCTTGGCGATGCGCCCTTTGGGCTCGCTTAGGCGAGGGGGAACGTGCTGCAATAATGATCCGCGGTTTGCTTACCTATAACACGCTGCCCAACCTATTCTGCAACCACCCACCGTTCCAGCTCGACGGTAATTTCGGTATACCTGCAGCAATGGTCGAAATGGTGCTGCAAAGCCATGCCGGAGAGATACAGCTGCTACCTGCATTGCCTAAGGAGTGGGCTACGAAGGGCTTCTTCACGGGGCTTCGTGCTCGTGGTGGGTATGTGGTAGACTGCGCATGGCAGAATGGAAAGGTAACCTCCTGCAAAATTCGTGGTATTAAGCCGGGTAAGGCTAGGGTGCGGATTAATGGAGAGATAAAAGAAGTTGAGGTAGGTGTCCTTTAG
- a CDS encoding MarR family winged helix-turn-helix transcriptional regulator, whose amino-acid sequence MNSICKLKDIYKALHEFEASFLKQYGITVNEGIILCMLGDGPLKVGDICADCSLSNSRLSKVLGSLEKKGYVQRTIDPNDRRVVMVELTPIGIEKRSTMSEEQVCIPDALSKLLEK is encoded by the coding sequence ATGAACTCAATTTGCAAGTTAAAGGATATCTATAAGGCGCTTCACGAATTCGAGGCGTCGTTCCTGAAGCAGTATGGGATTACCGTTAACGAGGGTATCATCCTCTGCATGCTGGGCGATGGGCCGCTTAAGGTGGGCGATATCTGTGCCGATTGCTCGTTGTCGAACTCGCGCCTATCGAAGGTGCTGGGTAGCCTAGAGAAGAAGGGGTATGTACAGCGCACAATCGACCCGAACGATAGGCGTGTAGTGATGGTAGAGCTTACACCTATTGGAATAGAGAAGAGATCTACGATGTCGGAAGAGCAGGTATGCATTCCCGATGCGCTATCGAAATTGTTAGAAAAATAA
- a CDS encoding ribosomal maturation YjgA family protein: MTTCRNRALFLLLTISSILLGLGSRKMAGYLPDSINLGLGDALWAVMVYFLFAAAFCRWSIVRTALVALTFCYLIEISQLYHAPWIDAIRATRLGGLVLGFGFLWTDIVAYTLGVGSAVLFESFAYRASFLRNHLFKDR, encoded by the coding sequence ATGACTACTTGTCGGAATCGTGCCTTATTCCTACTTTTAACTATATCGTCCATTTTACTTGGACTTGGTTCCCGCAAAATGGCGGGATACCTTCCTGATTCTATAAACCTTGGTCTGGGCGATGCGCTTTGGGCTGTGATGGTTTATTTTTTATTTGCCGCTGCTTTTTGCAGATGGAGCATCGTTCGTACTGCTCTTGTTGCCCTAACCTTTTGCTATCTTATCGAGATATCGCAGCTCTACCATGCACCATGGATTGATGCTATTAGGGCTACCCGCCTGGGAGGTCTCGTGCTAGGCTTCGGTTTCCTTTGGACCGACATAGTTGCCTATACACTAGGTGTGGGTAGTGCGGTATTGTTCGAATCGTTTGCGTATCGAGCATCATTTCTTAGAAATCATCTATTTAAGGATAGATAA
- a CDS encoding NifB/NifX family molybdenum-iron cluster-binding protein, with translation MVLGMATSQNSVSAPIDMHFGRCSWFCVYDTGTGEVGFVKNTFTSSNDSAGVQVVEMLEKLGVTVVVAGRFGNRVVDMLKGKGIQLIVVSKEKSVEDIINRTKQSKEL, from the coding sequence ATGGTGTTAGGGATGGCTACGAGCCAAAATTCTGTAAGTGCCCCTATCGATATGCATTTTGGACGTTGTTCTTGGTTTTGCGTTTACGATACTGGTACTGGTGAAGTAGGATTTGTTAAAAATACTTTTACTTCGAGCAATGATTCTGCTGGGGTTCAGGTTGTGGAAATGCTTGAGAAACTTGGCGTAACAGTAGTTGTTGCTGGCCGATTTGGGAATAGGGTTGTGGATATGCTTAAAGGAAAAGGAATTCAGCTTATTGTTGTTTCCAAAGAAAAAAGCGTAGAAGATATTATTAACCGTACAAAACAAAGTAAAGAGCTATGA